Genomic segment of Mucilaginibacter sabulilitoris:
GATGCAGTTTATTAAAAAACTGCGCGAATTGTCGGGTGGTAAACCTGTAGGTTTTAAGCTTTGCGTGGGTCACAAAAGTGAGTTTCTGGCAATATGTAAGGCAATGGTTAAAACTGGTATTTATCCCGATTTTATTACGGTGGATGGGGGCGAGGGCGGTACCGGTGCGGCGCCTTTAGAGTTCTCAAACTCGGTGGGTATGCCCTTGCGCGAGGCATTGGCTTTTATTTATGACGCGCTAACCGGCTTCGATATTAAAAGACACATTAAGCTTATTGCATCGGGCAAGGTGGCCACGGGTTTTGACCTGGTGAAGAATTTTGCTTTGGGGGCCGATATGTGCAACAGCGCACGCGGGATGATGTTTGCCCTTGGCTGCATACAGGCGCTGGAGTGTAACATGAATACCTGCCCAACAGGTGTGGCTACGCAGAATAAAGATCTGATGCGTGGTTTGGTGGTTGATGATAAAAAGGTTCGCGTGGCTAATTTTCATAACCAAACAGTAAGCAGCGCCATACAAATGATAGGAGCGGCAGGCTTAACCAAACCTTGCGACCTGCACCGCATGTTTATTTATCGCCGTATAAACCACAGTCAGATACAAACCTATGCCGAGCTGTTTCCCTATATACCTAAAGGTAGTTTGTTAAATACGCCCTATCCTTCAAGTTTTGAGCTGGATATGGCCATCAGTAATGAAGATAGCTTTATACCTGATTATAGCAATGTAACCAATATTGATTATAGTAACGTAAGCTCCTATATGAGCTGAAGGATATTTGTCTGAACCGGGATTAAACAGATTTTTTGCGATTAAGGGATTTTTTTAAAGTATCGTGGTAATCCTTTAATCCGAAAAATCATGGTTCAGACAAAACCATAGAACAAAAAAAGGGAAGCAAAAGCTTCCCCTTTTTAATATGATAAAATTAGCTAATTATAAAGCCAACACTTCTTTTACTCTGTCGGCAGCTTCTTTCAGCAATATTGCCGAGTAAACTTTTAAGCCTGAATTGTCTATAAGTTCCTTTGCTTCTTCGGCATTGGTACCTTGTAAACGCACAATGATAGGCACAGGGATGTTGCCAATTTCTGTGTAGGCATCAATAACACCCTGGGCAACACGATCGCAACGTACTATACCGCCAAAAATATTGATCAGGATAGCTTTAACGTTCGGGTCAGACAGGATGATGTTAAAACCAGCCTTAACAGTTTGCGCGTTGGCGGTACCGCCAACGTCAAGGAAGTTAGCAGGCTCGCCACCGGCAAGTTTAATAATATCCATGGTAGCCATAGCCAAACCGGCACCGTTAACCATACAACCTACGTTACCGTCAAGCTTTACATAGTTAAGATTTGATTTGCTTGCTTCAACCTCGGTAGGGTCTTCCTCGTCAGTATCACGCATAGCAGCATAATCCGGGTGACGGAACAGTGCGTTGTCGTCAAGGTTTACTTTGGCATCAACAGCTAAAATTTTGTTATCAGATGTTTTAAGTACCGGGTTAATTTCAAACTGCGATGAATCTGTAGCCTCGTAAGCTTTGTATAAAGCGGTAATGAATTTTACCATGTCTTTAAAAGCATCGCCGCTTACACCCAGGTTAAACGCAATTTTACGGGCCTGAAAACCTTGTAACCCAACTTTAGGGTCAATTTCTTCTTTAAATATCAATTCGGGAGTTGAGTGTGCAACCTCCTCTATATCCATACCGCCTTCAGTACTGTACATGATAATGTTACGACCTTTAGCACGGTCGAGCAATACGCTCATGTAAAACTCTTTTGTTTCGCTTTCGCCCGGATAGTAAACATCCTGTGCTACTAAAACTTTCTTTACCTTTTTACCTTCCGGACCGGTTTGGGGGGTAACCAGTTGCATGCCGATAATGTTACCGGTATGTTCCTTCACCTGGTCGATATTTTTGGCCAGCTTTACGCCGCCGCCTTTACCACGGCCACCGGCATGGATCTGTGCTTTTATTACTACCCAGCTTGATCCCAGGTCTTCTTTCAATTTATGGGCAGCTTCTACAGCCTGCTCAACAGTATCGGCAACAATGCCTTCCTGAACTCTAACGCCAAAGCTCTTTAATATGGCTTTGCCCTGATATTCGTGAATATTCATGTTTTTTGAAGAATTTGCGGTAAATCTACAATTTTGTTTCAAAGGTTAACACCCTAAATGGAGTTTATTTACCAGTATTATGATTATTAACGTTGTCTTTACAATAGGAAGAAGTATAAAGTAGCGAGTATCAAGTATCAGGACAAACCGCAACTGATTGTTAATTCTGCTAGTCAAAAATCTTGATACTTGATACTAACTACTCGATACTAAAAACTAACTTTGTAAAATGCTTAAAGCCAATTCCATTCATAAATCATACGGGCAGCTGCAAATATTAAAAGGCGTTGATCTGGAAGTAAAACAGGGCGAAATAGTAACCATAGTAGGCGCGTCCGGTGCAGGTAAAAGTTCCTTACTCAATATTTTAGGCACTTTAGACAGGCCCGATTCCGGACAATTGTTCATCAATAATATGGAGCTGAGCAAGCTTAGCAACAAGAGTCTGAGCGATTTTCGGAACCGTAAAATTGGCTTTATATTTCAGTTTCATCATTTGCTGGTGGAGTTTACCGCTGTTGAAAATGTTTGCATACCTGCCTTTATTGCCGGTACAGCACGCGCGGACGCCGAAAACAGGGCAAAGGAATTGCTTGATCTGTTGGGTTTAAAGGACAGGATGAGCCATAAACCTAATCAACTATCAGGAGGTGAGCAGCAGCGGGTAGCCGTGGCCCGCGCTTTGATTAATAACCCATCCTTAATATTTGCCGATGAGCCATCTGGTAATCTTGATTCCGTGAACGCATTGGAGCTTCATGAATTATTTATTAAGCTGAGGAAAGATTTTAACCAAACCTTTGTAATTGTTACCCATAATGAAGACCTTGCCAATCTTTCGGACCGCACCGTTTTAATGAAAGATGGTCTGATTGTTCAATAGTGATACTGTAAACGTGAATATACTGATAACTGCTGCCAACTCTGCGCCGGCTTACAAACAAAAAAATCTGCTGAACAGCGATACTGTTATTATGGGCGATTATATGGATCTGCCCGATTTTATGCTGAAACCCGGTAAGTTGATTCGCCTGCCCAATCCGGCATCGGTAAGTTACACGCATGAAATGCTAACTTTATGTTTAGATATGGGCATTGAAACCGTTTATGTTTTTCGTGAACAGGAAGCCGGGCTTTTATTAGAGTCCGAAACTTTGTTTAATGAATATAATATAAAAATCCTGACTAAGCTAAATGAACTATAAAGATATTGATAAGCGAAAAAGCGCTTTCATTTTTGAATTGGATGATGTGCTTTTCCCCAAAAAAGATTATTTGTACCAGGTTTATTACTTGTTTGCTAATTTATTGGAGTACACCGAATTAGTTGATGCTAAAGAAACAACCAAACTGATGACAGATACGTATGTATCTGAAGGGGAACAGTTTGTTTTTGACCGCGTAGCCGAAAAGTTTACTATAGCAGAAAAGTACAGGACAAATTTTGATAACCTGCTGATAACTGCCAAGCTGCCACTGAAATTGTTGCTATATCAAAATATGCTTACTTTATTGCAGGAAATTGTTGTTGACAGGAAAAAACTGTTTATTGTAACAAACGGCGATGTAGAGCAACAGGTAAATAAAATTAAGCAGATAGAATGGAACGGGCTTGAAAAATACCTGACCTGCTATTTTGCCGAAGAAACCACTCCTAAACCCGAACCTGACGTGATACACCTGTTAATGCAGGATCATGGTTTACAGCGAAGGGACATCATAATGATAGAGAATTCAGAAGTCGACAGGTTATGCGCTGAAACCGTTGGGATAGATTATACTAATCTCGATAAATTTTTGTAATGGAGTTGTAACATACTTAGTTATATAGCGTTAACTAATAAATTGATTTTATATGAGAAAATTATTTTACTTCATATTAATTATTTCTACAGGGGGTATATTCGCCTGTAAAAAAGATAAAGTGGATGGTAATAATAATCCACCGCCACCCACAAATCCATCAGATACAGCCTCTGCTAAATTTGAGCTTACGCAGGATTCTATTTACCTGTACGCTAAGGAAATATACTACTGGAATAATTCTTTACCCGATTACAGGGCCTTTAATCCACGGCAATACACCCTTGGCTCTACAGATTTGGATAAGTTTACCAGTGAAATAGATG
This window contains:
- the sucC gene encoding ADP-forming succinate--CoA ligase subunit beta, which gives rise to MNIHEYQGKAILKSFGVRVQEGIVADTVEQAVEAAHKLKEDLGSSWVVIKAQIHAGGRGKGGGVKLAKNIDQVKEHTGNIIGMQLVTPQTGPEGKKVKKVLVAQDVYYPGESETKEFYMSVLLDRAKGRNIIMYSTEGGMDIEEVAHSTPELIFKEEIDPKVGLQGFQARKIAFNLGVSGDAFKDMVKFITALYKAYEATDSSQFEINPVLKTSDNKILAVDAKVNLDDNALFRHPDYAAMRDTDEEDPTEVEASKSNLNYVKLDGNVGCMVNGAGLAMATMDIIKLAGGEPANFLDVGGTANAQTVKAGFNIILSDPNVKAILINIFGGIVRCDRVAQGVIDAYTEIGNIPVPIIVRLQGTNAEEAKELIDNSGLKVYSAILLKEAADRVKEVLAL
- a CDS encoding ABC transporter ATP-binding protein; protein product: MLKANSIHKSYGQLQILKGVDLEVKQGEIVTIVGASGAGKSSLLNILGTLDRPDSGQLFINNMELSKLSNKSLSDFRNRKIGFIFQFHHLLVEFTAVENVCIPAFIAGTARADAENRAKELLDLLGLKDRMSHKPNQLSGGEQQRVAVARALINNPSLIFADEPSGNLDSVNALELHELFIKLRKDFNQTFVIVTHNEDLANLSDRTVLMKDGLIVQ
- a CDS encoding HAD family hydrolase; this encodes MNYKDIDKRKSAFIFELDDVLFPKKDYLYQVYYLFANLLEYTELVDAKETTKLMTDTYVSEGEQFVFDRVAEKFTIAEKYRTNFDNLLITAKLPLKLLLYQNMLTLLQEIVVDRKKLFIVTNGDVEQQVNKIKQIEWNGLEKYLTCYFAEETTPKPEPDVIHLLMQDHGLQRRDIIMIENSEVDRLCAETVGIDYTNLDKFL